The following coding sequences lie in one Homalodisca vitripennis isolate AUS2020 chromosome X, UT_GWSS_2.1, whole genome shotgun sequence genomic window:
- the LOC124369792 gene encoding putative exonuclease GOR, with product MIAAPLPNIMSLLSMSITNLQGFVETLPPQGPEPEEGWGIFSLDCEMYYSSEGLELGKVTVVNAEHRVVFDTCVRPERPIADCITRVSGLTEALMKSRVTMGQVQNTLLGLINSNTILVGHSLENDLKAFIYPYNVFSMIQLHE from the exons ATGATCGCTGCACCACTGCCAAATATCATGTCCCTGTTGAGTATGAGTATTACAAATCTGCAAGGGTTTGTGGAGACCCTACCACCACAGGGACCAGAGCCTGAGGAGGGGTGGGGCATATTTTCTTTAGATTGTGAAATGTACTACTCATCTGAAGGCTTAGAGCTTGGCAAGGTTACAGTGGTCAATGCTGAACACAGGGTTGTATTTGACACGTGTGTCAGACCTGAGAGGCCCATCGCGGACTGCATTACAAg GGTAAGTGGACTAACTGAGGCCCTAATGAAGAGCAGAGTTACTATGGGACAGGTCCAGAATACACTACTGGGACTGATCAACAGTAACACTATTCTTGTTGGGCATAGTCTCGAAAATGACCTGAAAGCCTTTATTTATCCATATAATGTATTCTCAATGATACAACTACATGAATGA
- the LOC124369791 gene encoding putative exonuclease GOR, whose protein sequence is MVFIFCLKVTTPNCTTAVAVMIAAPLPNIMSLLSMSITNLQGFVETLPPQGPEPEEGWGIFSLDCEMYYSSEGLELGKVTVVNAEHRVVFDTCVRPERPIADCITRVSGLTEALMKSRVTMGQVQNTLLGLFNSNTILVGHSLENDLKALKVGWEILFCGCK, encoded by the exons ATGGTATTCATATTCTGTTTAAAGGTGACTACACCAAACTGTACGACTGCTGTGGCCGTTATGATCGCTGCACCACTGCCAAATATCATGTCCCTGTTGAGTATGAGTATTACAAATCTGCAAGGGTTTGTGGAGACCCTACCACCACAGGGACCAGAGCCTGAGGAGGGGTGGGGCATATTTTCTTTAGATTGTGAAATGTACTACTCATCTGAAGGCTTAGAGCTTGGCAAGGTTACAGTGGTCAATGCTGAACACAGGGTTGTATTTGACACGTGTGTCAGACCTGAGAGGCCCATCGCGGACTGCATTACAAg GGTAAGTGGACTAACTGAGGCCCTAATGAAGAGCAGAGTTACTATGGGACAGGTCCAGAATACACTACTGGGACTGTTCAACAGTAACACTATTCTTGTTGGGCATAGTCTCGAAAATGACCTGAAAGCCTTAAAGGTAGGTTGGGAAATTTTGTTTTGTGGTTGTAAGTAA